In Drosophila pseudoobscura strain MV-25-SWS-2005 chromosome 4, UCI_Dpse_MV25, whole genome shotgun sequence, the following proteins share a genomic window:
- the Nipped-B gene encoding nipped-B protein isoform X2, with translation MGDRDIPSVPVTTLAGLTSTSDLLSELPVSDSLLSAASLNKSLLFHALVASESDNLLSVRDGTLVRQLVNAIEQTNSDNIELKPEYTIEQHGTNISTYPELLQGIYNFRPTVFNTPLKITRSEHNKAKGLTPSEHMEGQLHSSPQPTASSTDLSQNMQQCKKSSSMAGTDVLPDEYSMISSRTNVNDFNKRMEKPANQDQDVTQTLPKIEEMEIAQNALDIKNPSSSLYSVQQQYFSPLKAREYSLNCDNLKPADNRPSFPRMDDEFPFLESPIYHLQAAMTESQAPTTSTSMIQGNFQNVLNLQRQQITESAAHHKDQQKSLLPSNKNQLPTLSTNVPDEQLLPATSTSLISNNSGHAIGQEPHQNNNSASTATSTSTSSSGKSQVRSPELARSIGLLQQSSEQQPNTRLNIAAELEVGRTTTESLNTTLDMFSTIKADEKRFASKRKMAISIGDIPPEQIFSKPKVRRVERIIAVSNSKDSKDEVTRSQTYQHFMRNMEQIIEMLDDTESPNFDSEHVDENIECISPKLLNTMSNDVAKLKAKQALDSIPKNKLTLLINYAMRNVYLARNYFAGPEDEDEIVDDEVIEKILNAMDACLLICNIYSTVSDLKFLQEDNISHIIKFAQFQLRETIFPCHDPVYTVKSTKKTTNRKKIKSHQGHQRNLQIFYSKTVELLKVFVALFDKCIFVDTIVLPLSTLAIEPFFVDNIETLQFVCLELVTTIFRKERYDKIRNSILGDILSSIDRLPSSKKNLRPYKLTNNGGNIQMVTALVLQLIQCATILPDSLCDNGKTTTFQLTVDNEDDLENSAKKIVKPNKDIVVLKKYDVAVSIGGNFLTTFLNKCKSRSNETDFRPLFENFIHDLLATVNKPEWPASELLLSLLGTMLVRYVSDKGIEQSIRLVSLDYLGIVAARLRKDTVESRCKVNIIDSMIKSIKVEQEKEGDLSNNNTKIELHPEEQRTEFLQKILLDFLAVNAQEENLIWDYARHFYLAQWYRDVIYQRRRIKDGEKGFALRKSKIRNKRKTGEYLETSDSESCEENYNEDSTKNGNPSIELIDYELNLEIFNVLEERKQYLISKIKPYSVSGEQHHTSHQQIKTYIDYNNAQLIAQYLATKRPFSQSFDGCLKKIILVVNEPSIAVRTRAMKCLANIVEVDPLVLKRKDMQMGVNQKFLDTAISVREAAVDLVGKFVLSNQELIDQYYDMLSTRILDTGVSVRKRVIKILRDICIEYPDFEKIPEICVKMIRRVNDEEGIQKLVTEVFMKMWFTPCMKNDKHGIQRKINQIIDVVNTAHDTGTIWLEGLLMSIFKPKDNMLKNDGSIQEAVKKNTEPPQEIVLACQQLADGLIDRLIELEDTDNARMLGCITTLHLLAKVRPQLLVRHAMTIEPYLNIKCHSATAAKFICAVADILEKVVPLVNNASESFLASLEEHLMLLVVSRNQAEVTSCVSCLGALVNKITKNYKLIRDCFQKFYRVLDVSRNQVVQKNCSADNIYTPSFRRSLFTIGILMRYFDFKSPIALGETNGGLPASICDDVFECLMFFCRCSNQEIRKQALISLGSFCVLNDDYLTRSELKQFYCDLLNSTTSDGGIKIICMRNIWIYLTESEMFMHNKEKEWEKQSKHEDLKEMNDVSSGMSSRIIQLYLEEILNCFLNRDDTVRLWAVKVVHIVLRQGLVHPVRMVPYLICLSTDPKVESAHRADALLKDIDKTYSGFVNMKVQFGLQLCFKLQQILQINSRGNVEIIRGYAKRGPEHVTTALNDFLYTLLRSTKPQRRALVQTVTKQFDDQKTSLQQMLYIADNLAYFPYVVQDEPLYLIHQIDLLISMAGTHLLATFKEHLNPNDKEGDALEDDDDVEDPQVLFNRLPEDMTEIKKCITSAEACMLLLILKDHLKDMYGLTDGKISRYSPSEQKMYEKAITRRGVNDFNPKTTIDLIKKQKSQQLSNSEPDCSSRPLTNDEKLDLVVKYLDFKQLMLKLDPEDGDSDGDEMREKSNLNNSSVSDGLIYLNSSKGSKPPNDDSSFCSTPNVSNVQSSTIPATSTDEGTPRSRIVKSSIFPTKPSGRKQYIARNKRKRRKIMSSDDDEVSDEEYA, from the exons GCCAACTGTTTTCAACACGCCATTGAAGATAA CGCGAAGTGAACATAATAAAGCCAAGGGACTAACCCCCAGCGAACACATGGAGGGTCAATTACATTCCTCTCCGCAGCCGACAGCGTCATCTACTGATCTATCTCAAAATATGCAACAATGCAAAAAATCTTCCAG TATGGCTGGTACTGACGTGCTTCCAGATGAGTATTCCATGATCAGCTCCAGGACAAACGTGAATGATTTCAATAAAAGAATGGAGAAACCGGCAAACCAAGACCAAGATGTTACACAAACACTTCCAAAAATCGAGGAAATGGAAATCGCTCAGAACGCTTTAGACATAAAGAACCCAAGTTCATCTTTATATTCTGTGCAGCAACAGTATTTCAGTCCCCTTAAAGCTCGGGAATATTCATTGAATTGCGATAATCTTAAGCCCGCAGACAATCGTCCATCTTTTCCTCGGATGGATGATGAATTCCCGTTCTTGGAATCACCAATTTATCATTTACAAGCTGCTATGACAGAATCCCAAGCTCCCACAACATCGACCTCAATGATCCAAGGCAACTTCcaaaatgtattaaatttaCAAAGACAACAGATTACGGAATCTGCTGCACATCACAAAGATCAACAAAAATCTTTACTgccaagcaacaaaaatcagtTACCGACGCTATCCACCAACGTGCCAGACGAACAATTATTACCTGCAACTTCAACATCGCTGATAAGTAATAATAGTGGACATGCAATCGGCCAAGAACCGCATCAAAACAATAATTCAGCTTCGACTGCCACTTCGACATCGACGTCATCGAGTGGCAAGTCCCAGGTTCGG TCACCAGAATTGGCTAGAAGTATTGGGCTACTACAACAATCATCAGAACAACAGCCCAATACGAGATTGAATATAGCCGCTGAGTTAGAAGTCGGTAGGACCACTACGGAATCTTTAAACACAACATTGGATATGTTTTCAACGATTAAAGCAGACGAGAAACGGTTTGCTTCAAAGCGAAAAATGGCTATTTCAATTGGTGATATTCCCCCGGaacaaatat TCTCAAAGCCCAAAGTACGTCGCGTCGAACGAATAATAGCCGTTTCTAACTCAAAGGATTCAAAGGATGAAGTAACTCGGTCACAAACATATCAACATTTTATGAGAAATATGGAACAAATTATTGAGATGTTGGACGATACGGAATCCCCAAATTTTGATTCAG AGCACGTTGACGAAAATATTGAATGCATTTCCCCCAAACTTCTTAATACGATGAGCAATGATGTGGCCAAGTTAAAAGCTAAACAAGCCTTGGACTCCATACCGAAAAACAAGTTAACCCTTCTAATAAATTACGCTATGCGTAATGTTTATTTAGCCAGAAATTATTTTGCTGGACCA GAAGACGAAGATGAAATTGTAGATGATGAAGTAATagaaaaaattttaaatgcaatGGATGCTTGCTTACTTATTTGCAATATATATTCGACAGTGAGCGATCTTAAGTTTTTGCAAGAGGACAACATTTCACATATTATCAAATTTGCACAATTTCAACTGCGCGAAACTATATTCCCTTGCCATGATCCTGTATATACAGTCAAGAGTACGAAGAAGACTACTAACCGCAAAAAAATTAAGTCGCATCAAGGACATCAGCGAAATCTACAGATCTTTTACTCTAAAACAGTTGAGCTATTAAAAGTTTTTGTGGCTCTTTTTGATAAGTGTATATTTGTCGATACTATAGTTTTGCCGCTGTCGACGCTTGCTATAGAACCATTCTTTGTAGACAATATTGAAACATTGCAATTTGTGTGCTTGGAACTAGTAACTACT ATATTTCGGAAagaaagatacgataaaataAGGAACAGTATCTTGGGAGACATATTGTCGTCGATTGATCGGTTGCCTTCATCCAAGAAGAACCTTCGTCCGTACAAACTTACAAATAATGGCGGAAATATTCAAATGGTGACAGCACTTGTGCTGCAATTAATTCAATGTGCTACAATTTTACCAGACTCTCTTTGTGATAACGGAAAAACGACCACATTTCAACTGACTGTTGATAACGAAGATGATCTTGAAAACAGTGCTAAGAAAATAGTTAAACCAAACAAAGATATAGTggttttaaaaaaatatgatgTAGCTGTCAGTATTGGAGGCAATTTCTTAACAACTTTCTTAAACAAATGCAAGTCACGGTCCAATGAAACAGACTTTCGACCGCTCTTTGAAAATTTTATCCATGATCTGCTGGCCACCGTCAACAAGCCCGAATGGCCCGCATCTGAACTGCTGCTTTCACTTCTGGGAACTATGCTCGTCCGATATGTGTCTGATAAGGGTATAGAGCAGAGCATTCGCTTAGTGTCCTTAGATTACCTTGGCATAGTAGCTGCTCGTCTGCGCAAGGACACAGTTGAGTCCCGATGTAAAGTTAATATAATTGATTCAATgattaaatcaataaaagtgGAACAAGAAAAAGAGGGAGATCTATCCAACAATAAC ACAAAAATTGAACTACACCCAGAAGAGCAGCGAACGGAATTTCTGCAAAAGATTCTTCTTGATTTTCTGGCTGTAAATGCGCaagaagaaaatttaatttgggACTACGCACGACACTTTTATTTGGCTCAATGGTACCGAGATGTTATCTATCAGAGACGTCGAATAAAGGATGGAGAAAAGGGCTTCGCGTTGAGAAAATCTAAAATCCGAAATAAACGGAAGACAG GTGAATACTTGGAAACATCGGATTCTGAATCGTGCGAAGAAAATTACAACGAAGACTcaacaaaaaatggaaatCCGTCTATTGAATTGATTGATTATGAACTCAACCTTGAAATTTTTAACGTTTTAGAGGAACgaaaacaatatttaatcagTAAAATAAAGCCATATTCGGTTTCTGGCGAACAACATCACACATCACACCAGCAAATTAAGACTTACATAGATTATAATAATGCACAGCTAATAGCGCAATATTTAGCTACTAAACGGCCCTTTAGTCAGTCATTTGATGGATGCttaaagaaaattattttAGTCGTTAA TGAACCGTCCATAGCAGTAAGGACACGTGCAATGAAATGTCTCGCTAACATTGTGGAGGTGGATCCATTGGTACTGAAACGaaaagatatgcaaatgggTGTTAACCAGAAATTCTTAGATACTGCTATCTCAGTACGCGAAGCTGCTGTAGATTTGGTTGGAAAATTCGTACTCAGCAATCAAGAATTAATTGATCAGTATTACGATATGCTATCGACTCGAATATTG GATACTGGAGTCTCCGTGAGAAAAAGAGTTATCAAAATATTGCGTGATATTTGTATTGAATATCCAGACTTTGAGAAAATTCCCGAAATTTGTGTTAAAATGATACGACGCGTTAACGATGAGGAAGGAATTCAAAAGCTTGTTACCGAGGTTTTTATGAAAATGTGGTTCACACCGTGTATGAAAAATGACAAA cACGGCATACAACGGAAAATCAATCAGATTATAGACGTGGTAAATACAGCCCATGACACTGGAACTATATGGTTAGAGGGACTTTTAATGAGT ATTTTCAAACCGAAAGATAACATGCTAAAGAACGACGGAAGTATCCAAGAAGCTGTGAAAAAAAATACTGAGCCACCTCAAGAAATAGTGCTGGCATGTCAGCAATTAGCTGATGGGCTTATAGACCGGCTGATTGAATTAGAAGACACTGATAATGCGCGAATGCTCGGTTGCATAACTACACTGCATTTGCTAGCAAAAGTGCGACCACAGCTCCTGGTTCGGCATGCAATGACTATTGAGCCTTATCTAAATATTAAATGTCATTCAGCCACAGCTGCAAAATTCATATGTGCTGTTGCAGATATTCTCGAAAAGGTGGTGCCCCTTGTTAATAATGCTAGCGAGTCTTTTTTGGCTTCTTTGGAAGAGCATTTAATGCTCTTGGTTGTTTCGCGGAACCAAGCAGAAGTAACCAGTTGTGTATCCTGTTTGGGCGCACTCGTCAATAAGATTACAAAGAACTATAAATTGATCCGCGATTGTTTTCAAAA gTTCTATCGCGTTCTTGATGTTTCTCGTAATCAAGTGGTTCAAAAAAACTGCAGTGCAGATAATATTTACACGCCTAGCTTTCGGCGCAGCCTTTTTACGATTGGCATCCTAATGCGATACTTTGATTTTAAGTCACCTATTGCCTTAG GTGAAACAAATGGGGGCCTTCCGGCATCGATATGTGATGATGTATTTGAGTGCTTGATGTTCTTTTGTCGTTGCTCAAATCAAGAAATTCGAAAGCAAGCTCTGATTTCACTTGGTTCTTTTTGTGTTCTGAACGATGATTACCTAACACGATCCGAGcttaaacagttttactgtgATTTGTTAAACTCCACCACAAGCGATGGtggcataaaaataatatgtaTGCGTAATATTTGGATATACTTAACAGAATCTGAGATGTTTATGCACAATAAGGAAAAAGAAT GggaaaaacaatcaaagcaCGAAGACCTCAAGGAAATGAATGACGTGTCGTCAGGCATGTCAAGTCGGATAATTCAGCTCTATTTGGAAGAAATCCTCAACTGTTTTCTTAATCGGGATGATACGGTTCGACTGTGGGCTGTTAAAGTAGTACATATTGTTCTGCGCCAAGGCCTAGTTCATCCTGTTAGAATGGTTCCATATTTAATATGCTTAAGTACCGACCCTAAGGTAGAG TCGGCCCATAGAGCTGATGCCTTATTAAAAGACATCGATAAAACCTATTCTGGTTTCGTAAATATGAAGGTTCAATTTGGATTACAACTTTGCTTTAAGTTACAGCAAATCTTGCAAATAAACAGCCGGGGAAACGTTGAAATCATTCGAGGTTATGC aaAACGAGGACCAGAACACGTGACTACGGCATTAAATGACTTTCTGTATACTTTACTTCGGTCCACAAAGCCACAGAGACGTGCACTGGTTCAGACTGTTACAAAACAGTTTGATGATCAGAAAACATCTCTACAGCAAATGCTGTATATAGCCGATAATCTAGCATACTTTCCGTATGTAGTTCAAGATGAGCCTTTATATCTGATACATCAAATAGACTTGCTGATTTCAATGGCTGGAACACATCTACTTGCCACATTTAAGGAACATTTGAATCCAAATGACAAGGAGGGAGATGCATTagaggatgatgatgacgtGGAGGATCCTCAAGTTTTGTTTAATCGTTTGCCAGAAGACATGACCGagataaaaaaatgtattacaTCCGCCGAAGCGTGCATGCTCCTTTTAATACTGAAAGACCATTTAAAGGACATGTATGGTCTCACAGATGGTAAAATTTCAAGATATTCGCCTTCCGAgcaaaaaatgtatgaaaaggCGATTACACGTAGAGGCGTCAACGACTTCAACCCTAAAACAAcaattgatttaattaagaAACAGAAGTCACAGCAGCTTTCAAACTCAGAACCTGATTGTTCCTCAAGACCACTTACTAACGATGAAAAACTAGACCTTGTCGTCAAGTACCTGGAT ttcaAGCAACTTATGCTTAAGCTGGATCCAGAGGACGGAGATTCAGATGGGGATGAAATGCGAGAAAAATCAAACTTAAATAACTCGTCCGTTTCTGATGGTCTAATTTACTTAAACTCTTCAAAAGGTTCTAAACCACCAAATGATGACAGCAGCTTTTGTTCGACACCAAATGTAAGCAATGTGCAATCATCAACAATACCTGCGACTTCAACGGAT GAAGGTACACCGAGGTCTCGAATCGTGAAATCATCAATTTTTCCTACAAAACCTAGTGGTCGTAAGCAATACATAGCACGAAATAAGCGAAAACGGCGCAAGATAATGTCGTCTGACGACGATGAAGTCAGTGATGAGGAATATGCGTGA